In Fluviispira sanaruensis, a genomic segment contains:
- a CDS encoding carbonic anhydrase, with protein MKEGNGKASFIFVFTVLILFLRLNASAVPGKYIEKHWSYEGSTGPAKWGMLMQEFQACIAGKKQSPIDIKEQNLKQDNDIPSLSFAYFSTPLNIFNNGHTIQVNYERGSKLTIAHDMYELIQFNFHRPSEHAIEGKRTDMEVHFVHRKEDGSQVIIAILIKKGLRNKPLEKLFHNLPGKNVSEKKVEARINALDIFPQKGGFYTYSGSLTHPPCLENVTWYVLKNPIELSAEQLNQFSKLYQMNARPLQKLEGRIIEVKD; from the coding sequence ATGAAGGAAGGCAATGGGAAAGCTTCCTTTATATTTGTTTTTACAGTTCTCATTTTATTTTTGCGCTTAAATGCATCCGCTGTCCCAGGAAAATATATTGAGAAACATTGGAGTTATGAAGGAAGCACGGGACCGGCAAAATGGGGTATGCTTATGCAAGAGTTTCAAGCCTGTATTGCAGGAAAAAAGCAATCTCCGATCGATATTAAAGAGCAAAATTTAAAGCAAGACAATGATATTCCTTCATTAAGTTTTGCATATTTTAGCACACCGCTTAATATTTTTAACAATGGTCACACGATTCAAGTCAATTATGAAAGAGGAAGTAAGCTTACTATTGCTCATGATATGTATGAATTGATCCAGTTTAATTTTCACAGGCCGAGTGAACATGCCATCGAAGGAAAAAGAACAGATATGGAAGTGCACTTTGTCCACAGAAAAGAAGATGGCTCACAGGTTATAATAGCTATTTTAATAAAAAAAGGCTTAAGAAATAAACCATTAGAAAAATTGTTCCATAACTTGCCCGGAAAAAATGTCTCTGAAAAAAAAGTTGAAGCGAGGATCAATGCTTTGGATATTTTTCCGCAAAAGGGTGGATTTTATACATACTCAGGCTCATTAACTCATCCGCCTTGCTTAGAAAATGTAACTTGGTATGTTTTAAAAAATCCTATTGAGCTGTCAGCTGAGCAATTAAATCAATTTTCTAAATTATATCAAATGAATGCCAGACCTTTGCAGAAGTTAGAAGGGCGCATTATTGAGGTTAAAGATTAG
- a CDS encoding BadF/BadG/BcrA/BcrD ATPase family protein, giving the protein MMKKNYFIGVDGGGTKTQIRLESEDGKVLGEGLAGPANIRLSVDVAINSIVSAFEQALQIANLTEMRFSDEVQFHVGMGLAGYEVHSVREEFLAKQKGLGFAHCHIQSDAFVACLGAHSGNYGSIIICGTGVVGLKYAKKGKFQVGGWGFPHGDEGGAAWLGLEAIRKTLHLCDGRGIESPLLLHIKKKLGDKVESVTEWACYANATKYAELARDVFKFAEEKDSIALYLLNNAATHIEKIFFALDKVENETKIKLPCSLVGGVSQFILPLLKPNIKKRLVPARGDACDGALLMIREKYNQS; this is encoded by the coding sequence ATGATGAAAAAAAACTATTTCATAGGAGTCGATGGCGGGGGGACGAAGACACAGATTCGCTTGGAGTCTGAAGATGGAAAGGTGCTTGGGGAAGGGTTAGCAGGGCCAGCAAATATAAGATTGTCCGTTGATGTCGCAATCAATTCCATTGTAAGTGCATTTGAACAGGCATTACAAATTGCGAATCTCACTGAAATGCGTTTTTCGGATGAAGTGCAATTTCATGTCGGCATGGGACTCGCTGGCTATGAAGTACATTCCGTGCGCGAAGAGTTTTTAGCAAAACAAAAAGGTCTTGGTTTTGCTCACTGCCACATTCAATCCGATGCTTTTGTGGCATGTCTTGGAGCACACTCAGGAAATTATGGCTCAATTATTATATGTGGGACGGGCGTTGTTGGTTTAAAATATGCAAAAAAAGGTAAATTTCAAGTGGGTGGCTGGGGATTTCCCCATGGCGATGAAGGAGGTGCTGCTTGGCTTGGACTTGAAGCTATTCGCAAAACTCTGCATTTATGTGATGGACGTGGAATAGAATCCCCTCTTTTGTTGCATATCAAAAAAAAATTAGGCGATAAAGTTGAAAGTGTTACTGAATGGGCGTGCTATGCCAATGCAACCAAATACGCTGAACTGGCTAGAGATGTTTTTAAATTTGCTGAAGAAAAAGACAGCATAGCTTTATATCTATTAAATAATGCTGCAACGCATATAGAAAAAATATTTTTTGCCCTTGATAAAGTTGAAAATGAGACGAAAATTAAACTTCCTTGTTCTTTAGTCGGTGGTGTGTCGCAATTTATTTTGCCATTATTAAAACCAAATATTAAAAAGAGATTGGTCCCTGCGCGAGGAGATGCGTGCGATGGTGCTTTACTTATGATAAGAGAAAAATACAATCAAAGTTAA
- the nagA gene encoding N-acetylglucosamine-6-phosphate deacetylase translates to MLCLKNARIFDGISFIKKKNIIISDGTIKDLSNRKINKNIKKEIDLKENIVVPGFIDIQLNGGGGAFFNETPTQEALLKISQAHILHGTTSFLPTLITDDFSKIPLAVQTINKCISEDTLGILGIHFEGPFISKEKNGIHAKQFIRTPSLEELSLMTSLKNCKTLITIAPEIMEKDQIKSLLKKNIILFAGHTNANFKQMTEAFTMGIKGVTHLFNACSQFGSREPGVVGAFLLNEDAWCGIIADGLHVSFDSLRLAFKIKNRNKFILVSDTMAPFGTNMQSFYINDKEIFVRDGKYVNSDGTLAGAALSVYEAFKNLIKNKLVSLEEALPMTSTNAAECLEIDGSQKSKTKKGRIIPGFAADLVVLDKNNLKIKSVIQSGKIIF, encoded by the coding sequence ATGCTATGCCTTAAAAACGCAAGGATATTTGATGGTATTTCATTTATTAAGAAAAAGAATATAATAATTTCGGATGGAACAATCAAAGATCTCTCTAATCGAAAAATTAATAAAAATATAAAAAAAGAAATTGATTTAAAAGAAAATATAGTTGTACCTGGATTTATTGATATTCAATTAAACGGAGGAGGTGGAGCATTTTTTAATGAAACACCTACACAAGAAGCTCTCCTAAAAATTTCACAAGCACATATTTTGCATGGAACCACGTCATTTCTTCCTACCCTTATTACCGATGATTTCTCTAAAATTCCACTGGCTGTACAAACAATAAATAAATGTATAAGTGAAGATACGCTAGGAATTTTGGGTATCCATTTTGAAGGGCCATTTATTAGCAAGGAAAAAAATGGGATTCATGCAAAACAATTTATCAGGACACCCTCTCTTGAAGAATTAAGTCTTATGACGTCCTTAAAAAATTGTAAAACTCTTATAACAATTGCACCTGAAATAATGGAAAAAGATCAGATCAAATCTTTATTAAAGAAAAATATTATTTTATTTGCAGGACATACCAATGCTAATTTTAAGCAAATGACTGAAGCTTTTACTATGGGTATCAAAGGTGTCACCCATTTATTTAATGCTTGCAGTCAATTTGGCAGTCGTGAACCAGGTGTTGTCGGAGCATTTTTGCTAAATGAGGATGCTTGGTGCGGTATAATTGCGGATGGTTTGCATGTGAGTTTCGATTCCTTAAGGTTGGCATTTAAAATAAAGAATAGAAATAAATTTATTTTAGTTTCAGATACGATGGCACCCTTTGGGACAAATATGCAAAGTTTTTATATAAATGATAAAGAAATATTTGTTCGAGATGGAAAATATGTGAATTCGGATGGAACACTTGCGGGTGCAGCTCTTTCTGTATATGAAGCTTTTAAGAATTTAATTAAAAATAAACTTGTTTCTTTAGAAGAAGCTTTGCCGATGACTTCTACTAACGCTGCAGAATGTTTGGAAATAGATGGAAGCCAGAAAAGTAAAACAAAGAAAGGCAGAATTATTCCAGGTTTTGCTGCCGATCTCGTTGTTCTTGATAAAAATAATTTAAAAATAAAAAGTGTTATTCAGTCGGGAAAAATTATATTTTAA
- a CDS encoding SDR family NAD(P)-dependent oxidoreductase, giving the protein MKIKTEWTAKEYPHNWEFIGECEEGEKINISVKNGEATKIGPNPKELLLHGIASCTSVDVVSTLQKMRQPLEELRVECEAEQTTTLPKVFSKCNLVYYVNGENLSYEKVANAVFLSFTKYCGVSAMIEKSGCYITPKLFINNKEIDIFDPEDKISEKLKLWLNEIASHCKNGIALVTGASRGIGHELVQKLCDEGFAVIPTSRTKVTFEHKNIFDSLYLDLAKVHSIHFLADFLKKNSIYFNVVVHNAGVFSSDEKSSNLTVSFSDIQRIFETNVFGLIEANNTFMQLMSPTSTIAFIASLMGHDSYDTYTHTAYRMSKRSVIQYAKNLALELESQNKKISVLSLHPGSVKTDMNPNGKISVKNSAEQITQLISKNMLAKRMKHNGGFWNYNLTKDAWECLN; this is encoded by the coding sequence ATGAAAATTAAAACAGAATGGACAGCAAAAGAATATCCCCACAACTGGGAATTTATCGGTGAATGTGAAGAAGGTGAAAAAATAAATATCTCGGTAAAAAATGGTGAAGCTACGAAGATTGGGCCCAATCCCAAAGAACTTCTTTTACATGGGATTGCATCGTGTACATCAGTTGATGTCGTGAGCACTTTACAGAAAATGCGCCAGCCACTTGAAGAACTCAGGGTAGAATGCGAAGCAGAGCAAACCACAACTCTCCCGAAAGTTTTTTCGAAGTGCAACTTAGTTTATTATGTAAATGGAGAAAATCTGAGTTATGAAAAAGTGGCTAACGCTGTTTTTTTAAGTTTTACGAAGTACTGCGGTGTGAGTGCCATGATTGAAAAATCAGGTTGCTATATTACCCCTAAACTTTTTATCAACAACAAAGAGATCGATATTTTTGATCCTGAAGATAAAATTTCTGAGAAATTAAAATTATGGTTAAATGAGATTGCGAGTCATTGCAAAAATGGAATTGCCCTTGTCACAGGTGCTTCGAGAGGAATCGGTCATGAGCTTGTTCAGAAACTTTGCGATGAAGGTTTTGCAGTCATTCCCACTTCTCGCACAAAAGTCACATTCGAGCATAAAAATATTTTTGATTCATTGTATTTAGATCTTGCTAAAGTTCATTCCATTCATTTTTTAGCAGATTTTTTAAAGAAAAATTCAATTTATTTTAATGTGGTTGTTCACAATGCAGGAGTATTTTCTTCAGATGAAAAGAGCAGTAACTTAACAGTCAGCTTTTCAGATATTCAAAGAATTTTTGAAACAAATGTCTTTGGCCTGATTGAAGCAAATAATACGTTTATGCAATTGATGAGCCCAACCTCAACGATAGCTTTTATTGCAAGTTTAATGGGTCATGATTCTTATGATACATATACTCATACAGCTTATCGTATGTCAAAAAGATCTGTAATCCAATATGCTAAAAATCTTGCGCTTGAGCTTGAAAGTCAAAATAAAAAAATATCTGTTTTAAGTTTACATCCTGGGAGTGTTAAAACAGATATGAACCCGAATGGTAAAATCTCAGTAAAAAATTCAGCAGAACAAATCACGCAGCTTATATCTAAAAATATGCTTGCAAAAAGAATGAAGCACAATGGTGGTTTTTGGAATTATAATTTGACGAAAGATGCTTGGGAGTGTTTAAATTAA
- a CDS encoding molybdopterin-binding protein encodes MKTAGFLITGNEVLSAKTKDTNGPFMGMHLRRIGVSVKASMMCSDLKTDLNDCLNYLAERCDVILMTGGLGPTSDDLTAEVVAEFFNIPVQFNQEAWEACAAFFIKAGRDSIPESNKKQALLPQGCELLPNKLGTAAGFCTTGKKFGKTLKIYSLPGVPYEMEPMFLEYVLPNLTDPESMPVVKNWQVFIMGESFMQTAIEKAEKALIAKYPNAVVSYQAHPYYVSYGITLFPRSVIEKMECENYLYVVYSAEVENAFAKHILYAEDKKVPHYILDRLEYLKLSIAFAESSCAGYLSKEFSSLNKSSQYFLGSIVTNNKDIRNNLLFNSEDNKMKSTEDLVVAMSLSTLQKFNSDITLSEFKNKEEMCTNTNLDIKEGFYLAMAFKKKSLENIEKIKDLLAKFSWIKNENVNKQDIYVFSCFIKSNQRHTPDVQKTRAVHYLLCSLSAVL; translated from the coding sequence ATGAAAACAGCTGGTTTTTTAATTACGGGCAATGAAGTTCTATCTGCAAAAACTAAAGATACAAATGGCCCATTTATGGGCATGCATTTGCGGCGTATAGGTGTTTCTGTCAAAGCTTCTATGATGTGTTCTGATTTAAAAACAGATCTCAATGATTGTCTTAATTATTTGGCTGAGCGGTGTGATGTGATCTTAATGACAGGAGGTTTGGGACCAACTTCGGATGACTTAACAGCAGAAGTTGTTGCTGAATTTTTTAACATTCCAGTTCAATTTAACCAAGAAGCTTGGGAAGCTTGTGCCGCTTTTTTTATCAAAGCTGGGAGAGATTCCATTCCAGAAAGCAATAAAAAGCAGGCTTTGCTTCCTCAGGGCTGCGAACTTTTACCAAATAAGCTTGGCACTGCTGCAGGATTTTGCACGACAGGCAAAAAATTTGGTAAAACTCTTAAAATATATTCTTTGCCAGGTGTTCCCTATGAAATGGAACCCATGTTTTTAGAATATGTTTTGCCCAATTTAACTGATCCTGAATCTATGCCGGTCGTAAAAAACTGGCAAGTTTTTATTATGGGTGAATCCTTTATGCAGACAGCAATTGAAAAGGCGGAGAAAGCCCTCATAGCAAAATATCCAAATGCTGTTGTTTCTTACCAAGCTCATCCTTATTATGTGTCATATGGAATTACTCTTTTCCCTAGGTCTGTCATTGAAAAAATGGAATGTGAAAATTATTTATATGTAGTTTATTCAGCTGAAGTAGAGAATGCATTTGCTAAACATATTTTATATGCAGAAGATAAAAAGGTTCCGCATTATATTTTAGATCGTCTCGAATATTTAAAGTTAAGTATTGCTTTTGCGGAAAGCTCCTGTGCGGGTTATTTAAGTAAAGAATTTAGTTCATTGAATAAAAGTTCTCAATACTTTTTAGGTTCTATTGTTACAAATAATAAGGATATTAGAAATAATTTGTTATTTAACTCCGAAGATAATAAAATGAAATCAACTGAAGATCTTGTGGTTGCTATGTCTTTATCAACTTTACAAAAATTCAATTCTGATATTACTCTCTCGGAATTTAAAAATAAAGAAGAGATGTGCACAAATACTAATCTAGATATAAAAGAAGGATTTTATTTGGCAATGGCTTTTAAAAAGAAAAGTCTAGAAAATATAGAGAAAATAAAAGATCTCCTTGCAAAATTCTCTTGGATAAAAAATGAAAATGTAAATAAACAGGATATTTATGTTTTCTCATGCTTTATAAAATCGAATCAGCGTCACACTCCTGATGTTCAAAAAACCAGAGCTGTTCATTATTTGCTTTGCTCACTCTCAGCAGTTTTATGA
- a CDS encoding ABC transporter permease: MTKIKPNISSIIYPLIFLIIIFTFWQSIIILFHIPKYFLPTPLDVFVAFITNLKTFIFATMITLSITFLAIFLSILSGVFIAISVFQYKILDKAISPYIVILQTTPIVSIIPLLIIWFKSNTFLTLVICAWIACIFPIISTTLSGLKSTDKSLIKIFKIYGASNTFILKKLFIPSALPAFLNGLKISGALALIGGISAEFIAGTGGKASGIAYILLMAGYNLETDKLFAALFIITTLGILIYSLFHFISYLLLRNWHDSYAH, translated from the coding sequence ATGACTAAAATAAAACCAAATATCTCCTCAATTATTTATCCATTGATTTTTCTTATTATTATTTTTACCTTCTGGCAAAGTATAATTATTTTGTTTCATATTCCAAAATATTTTCTCCCCACTCCACTCGATGTATTTGTTGCATTTATTACCAATCTAAAAACTTTTATTTTTGCAACAATGATAACATTAAGTATAACATTTTTAGCAATTTTTTTATCAATCCTATCTGGTGTATTCATTGCAATCAGCGTATTTCAATATAAAATTCTCGATAAAGCCATCTCTCCATATATCGTTATCTTGCAAACAACTCCTATTGTTTCTATTATTCCACTATTAATTATTTGGTTTAAAAGTAATACTTTTTTAACCTTAGTGATTTGTGCATGGATTGCATGTATCTTCCCTATAATTTCCACAACTCTTTCCGGACTCAAAAGTACGGATAAATCTTTGATCAAAATTTTTAAAATCTATGGTGCTTCCAATACTTTTATACTGAAAAAATTATTTATTCCATCAGCACTTCCTGCATTTTTAAATGGCTTAAAAATATCAGGAGCATTGGCCTTAATAGGAGGTATTTCTGCTGAGTTTATTGCAGGTACAGGTGGAAAAGCTTCAGGAATTGCGTATATTTTATTAATGGCAGGATACAACTTAGAAACTGACAAATTATTTGCAGCTTTATTTATTATCACGACTTTAGGTATTTTAATTTACAGTCTATTCCACTTTATATCATATCTCTTACTCAGAAATTGGCACGACAGTTATGCTCATTGA
- a CDS encoding ABC transporter ATP-binding protein produces the protein MNFIKLENVSKTYKNLTVLKNVTMEIEKGEFVGILGPSGCGKSTLLTLISGLEKISSGHLKNNSTKRKSAFVFQDSCLMPWKNLEQNIAIPLEILNTPQKEISEKVNKYLQILDLQKFKKHFPRELSGGMKMRASIARALITDPEVILMDEPFAALDQILRERLADEIYEIYLKKKLTSVFVTHNIAEAVSLCNRIYIFSAHPGKIIGQIKIEKDKSSIKNYRNSEDFHKNCVKIRTILENQND, from the coding sequence GTGAACTTTATCAAATTAGAGAACGTGAGTAAAACATATAAAAATCTAACAGTTCTAAAAAATGTGACGATGGAAATTGAAAAAGGTGAGTTTGTAGGAATTTTAGGCCCCTCAGGGTGCGGTAAATCTACCCTTCTCACACTAATATCAGGCCTAGAAAAGATATCCTCTGGTCACTTAAAAAATAATTCTACAAAAAGAAAATCAGCGTTTGTCTTTCAAGATTCTTGTCTTATGCCTTGGAAAAATCTAGAACAAAATATTGCAATACCGCTCGAAATTTTGAATACACCACAAAAAGAAATTTCTGAAAAAGTAAATAAATATTTACAAATATTAGATTTACAAAAATTTAAAAAACATTTTCCAAGAGAACTATCAGGAGGGATGAAAATGCGAGCATCTATTGCGCGTGCACTCATCACAGATCCTGAAGTTATACTTATGGATGAACCTTTTGCTGCACTTGATCAAATTCTGCGTGAAAGACTAGCAGATGAAATCTATGAAATCTATTTAAAGAAAAAATTAACCAGTGTATTTGTGACTCATAATATTGCTGAAGCAGTTTCTTTATGCAATCGGATATATATTTTTTCAGCACACCCTGGAAAAATAATTGGTCAAATTAAAATTGAGAAAGATAAATCTAGTATAAAAAACTATAGAAATTCGGAAGATTTTCATAAGAATTGCGTCAAAATCCGTACGATATTGGAAAACCAAAATGACTAA
- a CDS encoding ABC transporter substrate-binding protein, which translates to MRKYLKSDFRSVPYFILLIVIAAIVIYVLGAKKENNTQERDNTNSFALTLGTDWFAQAEHGGFYQAVAAGIYKKYGLNVNIKMGGPQVNGLQLLLADEVQFYIPNSYMMISAAKQKLPLMSVAAIFQKDIQVLLAHPNVGNDTMESLKNKPIFISVPTAASIWGFLVGRFGYSDSQKKSYSHSLTPFLQNKNSVQEGILTSEPYLIEKKYGFKPVTLLLSDYGFSGYGELLTTTLKFEREHPEVVGKFVQATIEGWKNYLEDPVLGNELIKKANPNMTDDLLKFAHKKLISENILTGKDGNLFEIGAMTDVRWSEFMNMLIKNHVFDENVDYKSIYTLKYLNK; encoded by the coding sequence ATGAGAAAATATCTTAAGTCAGATTTTAGAAGTGTACCATATTTTATTTTGCTAATTGTAATAGCAGCTATTGTTATTTATGTTCTAGGTGCAAAAAAAGAGAATAATACTCAAGAACGAGATAATACAAACTCGTTTGCTTTAACTCTTGGAACCGATTGGTTTGCGCAAGCGGAACATGGTGGATTTTATCAAGCAGTTGCTGCAGGAATTTATAAAAAATATGGACTCAACGTAAATATTAAAATGGGTGGTCCGCAAGTCAATGGATTGCAGCTCCTCTTAGCAGATGAGGTGCAATTTTATATTCCCAATTCTTACATGATGATAAGTGCTGCAAAACAAAAATTACCTCTTATGAGTGTTGCTGCCATCTTTCAAAAAGATATTCAAGTTTTATTAGCGCATCCGAATGTTGGAAACGATACAATGGAAAGCTTAAAAAACAAACCTATTTTTATCTCTGTTCCCACAGCAGCTTCTATATGGGGATTTCTAGTTGGGCGTTTTGGATATTCTGACAGCCAAAAAAAATCCTACTCTCATTCTCTAACCCCATTTTTACAAAATAAAAATTCTGTTCAAGAAGGAATTTTAACATCAGAGCCTTACTTGATTGAAAAAAAATATGGATTTAAACCTGTTACCTTGCTTTTATCTGATTATGGTTTTTCAGGCTATGGAGAGTTGTTAACCACAACACTAAAATTTGAAAGAGAGCATCCTGAGGTGGTTGGAAAATTTGTCCAAGCGACAATTGAGGGATGGAAAAATTATCTAGAAGATCCCGTTTTAGGTAATGAACTTATAAAAAAAGCAAATCCAAATATGACAGATGATTTGTTAAAATTTGCACATAAAAAACTCATAAGTGAAAATATTTTAACAGGAAAGGATGGAAATTTATTTGAAATTGGCGCCATGACAGACGTTCGTTGGTCTGAATTTATGAATATGCTTATTAAAAATCATGTTTTTGATGAAAATGTAGATTATAAATCCATTTATACTTTGAAATATTTAAACAAATAA